In Drosophila miranda strain MSH22 chromosome XR, D.miranda_PacBio2.1, whole genome shotgun sequence, the genomic window TTGTTTATGTGCCGAAATACGCGTTCTATTTGACTTTTTCCCATATTATACAACTGGTCACACTAATCTCCTATCGACATAATACCTATCGATGGTCACAGGGAAACGCACTACAGTCGAAAAACTGGGCAGACTGTTTGTTTGTGTAACTGCTATTTAAATTGGGAACTGCAAACGTTGATATCAGAACGCCCCGAATCAGGAAAAACACGTCCCCTCTTTTATCAGTGGTTAATCTTTCTGTAATTATGATCCGATCTTAACTGCTATTGGGCTGCTCGTCACAGCAGTTGTCGTAGATGATCTTGCTGCTGCACGCCTGAATCACCTCGTCGAAGAAGTGATCAAAGTGGCAGGTACTCTCCGCCACCTCCAGGCCATCGACGCATTGAATGTAGTTATGGCAGTAGTTTTTGCTGCTGACGACCAGCATGGTGCCCCTGCCATCGCATCGGTTGTGGGTGCACACCACGTCAGTGGCCTTGCCGCAGAGCTGGCGCTCCTCGTCGAAGAAGGTGCCCTCCGGGCACTGGTTCCACAAGGGATCCAGGTCGGCCACGGTGCCGAAGGCCTTGCAGATAAAGTATCCACGACATGTGGCTGAATCCGACTTGAAGACGACTTTGCTGCTGGCGGCGCATACCCCCTCCTTGGAGTGGGCATCACAGGCTACCAGATTGCGCGCCACGCAGTCGCCGGTCTCCACATTGAAGTAGAGCGTCGATTTGCACTTAGTCAGCGTTTGCTTAGAGTTTTTGCACACGTAGTAGTAGCTGCAGTCATCCTCGTACCGAAATGCGGTATTCTCCGGCAGGATCTCGCATATGTTGGCCACGTCCACGCACTGCGAGTCCACGCCGTGCATGCACGCCTGGCTCGACTCGTTAAAATGCTGACCAATGGGGCAGGCACCTGCCAGCGGCACGCCATCACGACAGTAGAAGTACTGTTCGCAGTTTGTCGGATCGGACACCCAGGTGCCGTCCCGGCCCTCGCACCGATTGCCACAGTACAAGTGACTGTTGGAGAGCTCCTGGACACACTCCTGTTTGATGCTGTTGTAGTAGGGCGTGGTGCCCTCGCAGAACTTCATTATGCCTTCGCCGTCGCTGCAATGGATGTACTCGTCGCAGGTGCCGGGCTTCCGGATGTTGGTGCCATTCTTGAACAGGCGGCACAGCTCCGAGTAATCGCCAACGGCCTCCGAGAAGCCCGGCAGGCAGAAGATCAGCAGGCAGGCTCCAAACAGCACCGCACAAGCGTTTTTTGCTACCAAGGACAAGAAAGATTGATTTCATGAATATCCATTTATTAGGGATACATCCCCGACCTTATATAGAGTATACAATATAAGTATGTATATTTTTAGTATTCAAGGTCCCCAATGGAAAGGCACCCTATCTCTGTTTGTTTCGTTGTCTATTTCTACCCTTGGGATTGCAAGCAGATAAAAACTTACATAGCATTCTGTGCTAATTATTGGGAAACTCCGTTTAATTTCCagaagaaaacaaaaatatgAAGTATTTGATGTGGCTTCTAGTAGCAATTGTTGCCAACTAAATGGAGATTTCCGAATggaaaaagtttttatttaagaAGGGAACATGACTATTGATACTGATACCGATACCATATACCATATACCAAATACACCACACCCTATACACTTTATTGCCCCATTAATAGCAGGTGTGCGAATCTTATCGATGCTTGCAAAAGAGCGCAAAGCCATTGATATATATTGGTCCACTTATTGTAGATCCTATGGCCATGCTCCTTGCTTCATTGCAGGCAGACACTAACAATCCACTAATTAAAAAGCCTGGATGCGACACTACTCGTAGTTCTGGATGGTGCGTTGGCGGTGTTTCTGCAGAGATCTCCGATTGCTGATCGCAAATGCCATTTTATAGGCTATTAATTAATTGATATTTATAAATCACGGTTCGGTAGTCACATCCTGATTGTGCTGTGGGTATTGCCTCTGCCTGATAAGGCAAAACACCCAATTGTTTTTTGTTATACCCGTTACTATAAATgggtataggggtatattcgatttgtggtaaaagtggatgtgtgtaacgtcctgaaggaatcgtttccgaccccataaagtatatatattcttgatcagcatcaatagccgagtcgattgagccctgtctgtctgtccgtctgtccgtccctatgagcgtctagtgctcagagactataagagctaaagcaacgaaattttgtatacagacttctgtgatatgtgtATTTCTATGgcaatccacaatttcaaaggtacgagaaaaccaaaccaaCCAGAATCGCAGAAAGtaactatatcttctagactgcagaatctaaaccagatcgcaatattattatagccagaatgatGAACAAATTtcactctctctcgctctgtctctctctaacacacaggtttcatagtcggttttgccaattgcaaaatatgagttcaaggatctcagaacctataagagccagagcaaccaaatttggtatccacactcctgtgatatcggaccttgaccgtttcgtgtccaaatttcgccacacccccttccgcccccgcaaaggacgaaaatctggggcatccacaaatctcagagactattaaggctagagtaaccaaatttggtatccgcacttctgttagatctcactacaaaacgtatatctcaaaatttcgccccacccccttccgcccccacaaaggacgaaaatctgttgcatccacaatattgcacattcgagaaaactaaaaacgcagaatcatagataatgaccatatctatcagattgctgaatctggatcagatcggatcatttttgtagccaaaaggaacaaatcaatttgcagtggctacgcagcgccgaacgtcacgctcagactgattttctgtctctctcgcacgcactctttgtcgtgtcgttcaatattagcagcgtctgctggaggagagccatactgacttagtatcgggtataactgtagagttgcggtgtccgcagcaactcacaaagTTCCcccttgttttttttttgtgttctgTAATCAGAACATAAACAGTTTCCAAACAAGCCCCAACTGATAGCCATGAAATCGAAAGCGCCATAATACATAATATTTTATGGTGTCTAAAGCAAAAGTGAAACAATGGCCATAGTCATAAAGTGCTAACCAGCACGTCTTAgatttcattaaaaataaACACCTTTAAGCGATTTCCAGCTAAGAGTACTGTTCAAAAGTCTAGTTGTCATCCGACGTTGGCGATGCAGCCGGTCGAAAACTTGAAAACGTTTCCATAACAACTGGATGAGCACCCCCGAACATATCCCCTCTACGAGTActataaaaaataaatgtatGAGCATTATTAAATCTCTGCGGTTTATTGTATAGCAACATCTAGCATATGGCGTAGGATACAACGGAGGAGACACAGCCGCCCTTTGCCTCGTCGAAGAATAGATTGCCACATGACTTCTCGTCGAAGGCTACCCCGTCGATGCAACGCAGGTAGTTGCGACAGCCCTTGGTG contains:
- the LOC108152785 gene encoding peritrophin-44; its protein translation is MLSKNACAVLFGACLLIFCLPGFSEAVGDYSELCRLFKNGTNIRKPGTCDEYIHCSDGEGIMKFCEGTTPYYNSIKQECVQELSNSHLYCGNRCEGRDGTWVSDPTNCEQYFYCRDGVPLAGACPIGQHFNESSQACMHGVDSQCVDVANICEILPENTAFRYEDDCSYYYVCKNSKQTLTKCKSTLYFNVETGDCVARNLVACDAHSKEGVCAASSKVVFKSDSATCRGYFICKAFGTVADLDPLWNQCPEGTFFDEERQLCGKATDVVCTHNRCDGRGTMLVVSSKNYCHNYIQCVDGLEVAESTCHFDHFFDEVIQACSSKIIYDNCCDEQPNSS